Proteins from one Procambarus clarkii isolate CNS0578487 chromosome 40, FALCON_Pclarkii_2.0, whole genome shotgun sequence genomic window:
- the LOC123747712 gene encoding autotransporter adhesin BpaC-like encodes MSPVYHRRRPRHHDVDHDTTDVGHDTTTPPTSATTPPHHRRRPRHHRRRPRHHRRRPRHHRRRPRHHHTTDVDHDTTDVGHDTTDVGHDTTDVGDDTTDVGHDTPDVGHDTTDVDHDTTDVGHDTTDVGHDPTDVGHDTTDVGHDPTDVGHDTPDVGHDTTDVGHETTDVGHDPTDVGHDATDVGHTTDVSHNTTDVGHNTTDVGHDTTDVGHTTDVSHNTTDVGHHTTDVGHHTTDVGHTTDVSHNTTDVGHHTNDVGHDTTDVGHDTTDVGHDTTDVGHDTTDVGHDTTTSATTPPTSATTPPTSATTPPTSATTPPTSATTPPTSATTPPRRPRHHRRRPRHHRRRPRHHHVGHDTTTSATAPPTSATTPRTSATPPMSATTPRRRPLQHT; translated from the coding sequence atgtcaccagtttaccACCGACGTCGGCCACGACACCACGACGTCGATCACGACACCACCGACGTCGGccacgacacaaccacaccaccgacGTCGGCcacgacaccaccacaccaccgacgTCGACCACGACACCACCGACGTCGGCCACGACACCACCGACGTCGGCCACGACACCACCGACGTCGGCcacgacaccaccacaccaccgacgTCGACCACGACACCACCGACGTCGGCCACGACACCACCGACGTCGGCCACGACACCACCGACGTCGGCGACGACACCACCGACGTCGGCCACGACACCCCCGACGTCGGTCACGACACCACCGACGTCGACCACGACACCACCGACGTCGGCCACGATACCACCGACGTCGGCCACGACCCCACCGACGTCGGCCACGACACCACCGACGTCGGCCACGACCCCACCGACGTCGGCCACGACACCCCCGACGTCGGTCACGACACCACCGACGTCGGCCACGAGACCACCGACGTCGGCCACGACCCCACCGACGTCGGCCACGACGCCACCGACGTCGGCCACACTACCGACGTCAGCCACAACACGACCGACGTCGGCCACAACACCACCGACGTCGGCCACGACACCACCGACGTCGGCCACACCACCGACGTCAGCCACAACACGACCGACGTCGGCCACCACACCACCGACGTCGGCCACCACACCACCGACGTCGGCCACACTACCGACGTCAGCCACAACACGACCGACGTCGGCCACCACACCAACGACGTCGGCCACGACACCACCGACGTCGGCCACGACACCACCGACGTCGGCCACGACACCACCGACGTCGGCCACGACACCACCGACGTCGGCCACGACACCACGACGTCGGCCACGACACCACCGACGTCGGCCACGACACCACCGACGTCGGCCACGACACCACCGACGTCGGCCACGACACCACCGACGTCGGCCACGACACCACCGACGTCGGCCACGACACCACCACGTCGGCCACGACACCACCGACGTCGGCCACGACACCACCGACGTCGGCCACGACACCACCACGTCGGCCACGACACCACGACGTCGGCCACGGCACCACCGACGTCGGCCACGACACCACGGACGTCAGCCACACCACCGATGTCAGCAACAACACCACGACGTCGGCCACTGCAACACACATAA